ttaataaaaaccctaaaaagaaattcttacTTCCTTGTCCCAATACAATATTCACTCAAATCTACCCCACTAAACATATTTAACCATTTTAAACCGCTATTAGTAGTATATTAAGCccaaaaagtaataaaacaCTACCATATATCTTGTACTTGGGGCTGGGGAAGTCTATAAGCTTCTGATTGCTCAAACTCATCGTCCTCCACTGCTTCCTTCAAAGCCATAGCCGATTTCTTCAAGATTTGTGGCAAAACTTTTGGAGGAATTTTGGGTTTGCTTCAGTTAGAGTTTCGAATTGAGGGAGGATTAAAGGGAAAAGCCTggattttgtcttttttgctGTGACTGAAACCAACAATCTTTATTATCCATGACCTTTGACCTCCATCTGCCTTTGACTAATGGTCACGTGCCTCCCATATGATTTTTCGATTTGTTTACTAATTGTGTTAGGGTGatggaccaaaagtgttaaCTTTTGAAACATGGTGCATGAGTTGTCATCCCCGTAAAGCTCAGGACCAGAAGTGCATACCCCGTTGTaatgtgggaccaaaagtgcaattttgcCAAATGTTGTTCCAGGCTAAGTCCTACAACTGTACCACTTGCTGATTGAGTGCTTCTTGCTCGAGTCAGTCAAACAACCTTTTCTTTATTGGATTCAAAACTGTATTATTTACAGAATGTATAGTTCATTTCTAGGCACAAAGCCGTCATGCAGTAATATCATGATCATAATTTTACTTGTCCCATTGGTTCTGTTTCCTTTTGTCCCCCACTTGTCTACAGAGATAATGTAGAATCTCTGACACCATGTTGgtaagtatttatatatttttaaaacatttttaagtgtgtaaattatttagtaatcaatctattatttacatttatcattGGTAATACCTTGTCTGAAAATCtgtatgtacatatattgCCTGTATTTAATGAGATAGGCATTTGTCTATTGACTTAGAAGATATCTGAACTCTCATGTAGGAGGATCCAACTGGTGATTCTTCTAGAAATTAATGAGGTGGTTCATTAGAGTTATAAAGATATGGacacaaattacattttttaccTTCTGTTTGGTATTTGACTGTAAACTTTCTGGATACATTAGGTAATTTTGGGCGTCATGGAACAGTGGGCTGAATAATTTTAGGAATTCTCAGAAGCAGAGAGTCTAGGGCTTGTTGTttttgagatatatatatttatatttatgtgagAGATTATACTTATGAGTTTGTATGCATATACATTCTAAAAGCGCCAGCATTGTCTTGTTTCCGGATGTTCAGTAGCTAATGTCGTAAGAGTAATATTAGAATGAGCCAAAATTCCAAATAAGGAACTGACATTATGTTAGACAAAAGTAGGTAAAGTTTCTAAGCATGAGGGATGCGGATATCACCGTACGCAATTCTACTTATGCATGTGGGGGTAATCCTTCTCTGTGAACCAAAAAAGGGTCTTGGGCTTTTGGCACTGTGGATTTAAGTTTGCCATGTCCAATTTTGTGTACAAAAAGCGAATCTTAAGCGTCTAGTTTAACAGGTACTATACCTTTCtagttaatttgaaaatgttgGTGAGTCTTTCAAGAAGGCGTTAATTTGGCTATAATTTCTACTCATGATATATTATTCTACCAAAATTAAGCTCCTCCTTACTTGTGCCATACTCTCTGCTTACTATCAGAGTTGACCTCCATGATTTTCAGTTTACTGTTACACTGTTGTATAATGGTGATATTGGATTTGTTTCACTATGAAGTTTCTGTAGCTTATTTCCATTAATGGTTACTGATCTATTTGTGCAGCTATTTCCACTGTTGTCAGTGTTGCTGAGATCCTGAAGAACAATGGGTTTGCGGTAGAAAAGAGTAAGGCTTTGAGCAATTacattgtttttttcctttcatgtAATGTTGTTGACTCAGTTTGGAGCTTCTAACATGTTAACAAAGATGCTTTTGACACTCTGCAGAGATCATGACTTCCACTGTTGAGATCAGAGATGAATCAAGAGGGCGACCAATCTCAAAAGCAAAAGTAAGTTTATGATCCATGGTTAATGTTTACAATATGAAGAGTCACGACTGTTGCActttaaaatttcttgttcttgctGTTCTTCCACACAGCAGAAATTTAGTGTCGCCTCCAAGTTCTCTATTTTGCTAAAATTTTTGCCAACATTTCTCGGTTTTTCGTCATATGCAAAATTTGATGTTCTCTTGTTGAAGGACGCTCATGCTGCACGTTTCACCCTAACTTTATTATGTCACTAAGAtaccattatatatatatatatatttatttgtgtgtgtgtgtgtgtacttTCTCTTAACTATACGCTTTTCTCTGCTAATCAGATTGAGATAGTATTGGGGAAGAcagaaaaatttgatgaattgaTGGCAGCTGCTGCAGAGGAGAGAGCTGGAGATGTTGAAGAGCAAAGTTAGAGATGgttttttcatcttttggTTGTTTGGTATCTGTTTTGTTATATTAGAAGCTTCTGGTTCAGGTGATAATTTATGCAACTTCTAAGTAGAACTTAAAGTTTTAGACAACTAGGATCTCCTCCAATGAGTTCGGCACCTGCGAAACTTCTTAGCATCCGAAACAGATTTCTACCAATCAAAATCAGTTTCATTTGAATCTGCTGTCCTGTTCACTTATCATGTTCTAATTATTCTGATGAATGTGTATTTGGACATCAGAAACCTGCTCCATTCTAGTGCTGTGCAATTCATTTGGATGGTATAGAAGTTCTGATAActaatcacaaaatatttatggtGCATGGATACTACGGAAGATATTGTGGTTTGGATACAGATACGAGGtgaatatttgtgtatatCTTCTGTAGTATtcaggaaaaagagaaaaatatagatacaGGATCTCAttggaaaatatgaataaCGAGTATGTATCCAGTCCAAGTGTATTCCtcgtattttgtaaaaattttgggTTGAAGTTAAAGAATAACGAAACTACTACGAAGTATTTGTACTAAGGCATGGGAGCAGCGTAccttacataaataaataaatagttaccaataatttaaaatataaattattgagaacGAGATATACTGCTATAATGTTATGCCATTCGATCTAAAGAATGTTGGAGCATCTTATCAAAGGCTGGTAATCAAATGTTCAAAGAATTGCTGGGAAAAATTATGGAGgcatatgttgatgacatgttggTCAAGAGCATTGAACAAACACATCACTTCAAGCATTTGGAGGAATCCTTTGCAGTTAAGAGGAAGTATGGAATGAAATTGAATCCAGCGAAATGCACTTTCGGGgtaagaggaggaaaattctTGGGTTACATGGTCATAGAGAAAGGAATAGAGGCCAGCCCAGAGAAGAtcgaattaattattcaaatgaCAACCCTTAAATCTGTAAAAGACATCTAGAAGTTGATCGGCAAAATGGCATCTCTTAGCAGGTTCATTTCGAAACTTTAGACAAAGGTTTACccttttttaagattttgagAAATGTAAAAAACTTTGAGTGGTTCCCGGAGTGTGACAAAGCTTTTAATGATCTGAAAGAGTATTTGTTTTCCCCTCCCCTACTAGCAAAACCTATAGAAGGAGAGTTATTATACTTGTATCTGGCAGTGACTGAGCACACTGaagttttgttttaataaaactactGGATCGAAATCATCGACCATTTTATTGCGTAAGTTGCATGCTCCAAGGAGCAGAGAAAAATTACTTAGAGATTGAAAAATATGCATTGGCACAGATAGCCACTGCCAGAAAGTTAAGACTTTATTTCCAATCCCATCCtataattgtatttacaaATCAGCCCTTGAAG
The nucleotide sequence above comes from Sesamum indicum cultivar Zhongzhi No. 13 linkage group LG11, S_indicum_v1.0, whole genome shotgun sequence. Encoded proteins:
- the LOC105173495 gene encoding uncharacterized protein At2g34160, which codes for MEEITEGVTNISISGDSQKKNRIQVSNTKKPLFFYVNLAKRYMQQHNEVELSALGMAISTVVSVAEILKNNGFAVEKKIMTSTVEIRDESRGRPISKAKIEIVLGKTEKFDELMAAAAEERAGDVEEQS